The following nucleotide sequence is from Salvia miltiorrhiza cultivar Shanhuang (shh) chromosome 7, IMPLAD_Smil_shh, whole genome shotgun sequence.
TAcaattattttttgaataaaaataaacacaaaTACAGATTTATAGATTACAACAAATCGACCACTTAAAATGTTTTTACTTgaatttcttctcattttcgaGAGTTATACTATTATAGTACTCTCTCCGTGCCAATAataaaattctcaaaaaaataagacacacaaattaagaaaatatagatgaaataaatgaagagagagataaagagaaTAGTGAAAGAGTAATagatagataaagtaaatgaggagaGAAATATGATGTGCTTCAGATAAGGGGTCTGAGTGTGGTGTTTTAATTGGAGTTGAGTTTTTAAGTCAATTTTCTGGAATTTTGGTCTGTCTTGTGTAGGATTTCTCTCCATCAACCCACTTCAGATTCTTTATCATGGAAAGGTTTAATTATTGGAAATTTTTCAACCAAGAAGATGTACTTTCATATTCATAAAGCTTCCTTGATTGTGGACAACTTTTCGTCAACTTTCAGAAGAATTTGGATGAAATTTATTCTTTGTAAAGTATCAGCATTTGTGTGGAAAGCTCTCCAAGATTGGATTCCTACCATACACAATCTGATGAAGAGAAGAATTGCCCTTGAGGTCAATAATCAAAGTTGTCCAAGTTGTTCCTCTCATGAAGAATCGATCGATCATTTATTGCTAGTATGTTCTTTTTCTGCTATCGTGTGGAATAAAATTTACAACTGGTTGAAGATCATTTGCCTCTGTTTTTCTTCGATCTTGGAATATTTCTGTGAGTTTGTCAATTTGTGCAATAACAAGATGGAAAAATTGATGTTCAACATGATTTGGAAATGTGTTTGTTCGAGAATTTGGAAAGCTCgaaatgaaataatttttaaagaTAGAAACATTGATTCTGCTGAAATGGTGGATAACATTATTTTTTGCACGTGGAGGGCGATGTTGTCTAGTAACTTTTGTTATTCGGTTCACGATTGGTTTGTAGATCCAATCCATTATTTTTCTTCTAAGTTTTCTTCTTGACTTGTGATTTAATATGTTCTCATGTACTTTTTGGGTTGAATACCCCTTGTACTcactattatttatttgatttactttttcaaataaaaaagaagagtagatatatatatatttttttatgattgggacattataaatgaaatgttaaaaaagaaaatttgggaCGTTAGAAGTActttaaaatattactccctccgtccgccaaaattatgtaaaattgcttgggcacgagatttaataaaattggtgatgattttgatgtagtggagaaagggtcccaccactttatgagatgtgtggttgagattgaattttgagtgggttttttgtaaataaagagtgttagtaaggataaaatattaaagaggatggtgggaccattgccataaaaggaaagtgacataatcttggcggacgccaaatatagtaatttttacataatcttggcagacggagagagtattaagaAGTAATTTAAATACTCTTTTTCTTCCTTCTCTACATTTACGCGTGAGTTCTCCAATTAAGGTGCTATGAAATAATATTCACCAGAAACTAAAAATTTATGTGAATATATTAAATCATaagcaataaaaaaataaattaatatatagcGTTGAAAGGATAGGGTTATCCAAGTCGAACCCAAGTGGCACCTCTTAAATGGGAATGCCATATCTCTTGAAGGCAAACCAGCTTCCCACGTGGCATAACGGCATCCAATCAAGACCATAAAATACAATCAAAATTGCCAAATAAGAATCAAAGTAGTTTTTTCAGTTTACTCACAGGCGCGTCGCACCCAAGAAAAGAGATGGCTTCACTAGCAATTGCCGCCGCCCAGCCCACCGCCGTAAAGGGCCTCTCCGGTAGCTCTCTCGCCGGAACTAAGCTCCATGTCAAGCCATCTCGCCTCACCTTCAAGCCCACCAACTACAGGTAAATGTAATAACTTGTTAACAGctataatttgatttttctttttcctttttagtaTGTGTTTATGTGTTTTATTTGGGTGGCATGCAagatccttttttttttttttcctgactTTGATAATTGTTGTTAATTTTAACCTGGGTTGATTTTGTTTAGAGGTATAGTCTTTTTATTACTGTcaaatattgaatttgagttcCAATTAATTCTTTGTTTGAGTGAGGGCATGGTCTCATTGATTTTTGTTGCTGTATTTGGTAATATGAGTTGATAACGCTTGGAACTGAAATCTTGAAACTTAttttctgtatatatatatatcaaaatcaaATCTTGAAAGGATTTCACTTATATATGGTGGATTTTACATTTGGAAAAGGTGGAAATCTTGAAACATACTCATCTATGGATTTTGATGATGCACATTAATTGTTGGTTGGTAGTCTGTTTTTTCTAGGTTGGACAAATTGGAGAGACATTATTTAGTAATGCAATGAAATTGTTTGTAGGAGTGGTGCTGTGGTTGCAAAGTATGGTGACAAGAGTGTCTACTTTGATTTGGAGGACATCGGCAACACCACCGGCCAATGGGATTTGTATGGATCAGATGCACCTTCACCATACAACTCACTTCAGGTATATATATTCATGCTTCATTTGCATATGCATTTCTTTCATTGCTAGAGTCCTTCTTGCTAATTTTCATGTTTTGTGATCTCTTATTGCTGAATCTAGATTTTGCTAAGTACTTGAGAGCATTATTGAGGTTTTTAGCTTATCTATATGTATAGGATGTAATTCAAGAAAAGTATTACTAAATTAAAGACATTTATGTAAATCTTCACTTCTGCTGAGTATAAGGATTCAGAAGATTTTGATAGGATGCATCTGTGTATGGTTGAGATGAGTCCAGGATCACTGCAAACATTTTGTTTTGTGACTAGGAAGTTTTGTTCAAGAATCTGATTCTTTTTGCAGAGCAAGTTCTTTGAAACATTTGCTGCCCCTTTCACCAAGAGAGGTCTGCTGCTCAAATTCTTGATAATTGGAGGTGGTGCCACTCTTGCCTATGTGAGCTCCCAAGCAACTGGAGATGTTCTGCCAATAGTCAAGGGCCCTCAACTTCCGCCTAAGCTCGGCCCACGTGGCAAAATCTAATCTCATGAGATCTTCAAAATTTTTAAACATGTTGGGTTGATGATTTGATGTATGATTTCCACAGCTTTGTAAGTAAATCTCAAACCTACTCGTAACAATGTCAATCATCATCGAATGTTGAATTAGTCTTTCATGATCTTGCTTTTAAGTGTTTACTCCCACAACACGAatatagcacttaatcatagtCAACGCGTATGCTTGCTCATGAAACTAGTAAGCTAAGAATGGTTTTTGTAGTATAGCTCAGAACTGCTTCTGGTTACTTTGTTCAATCACATAACTAGTATTGCCTGCTGCAGACTATTAGAACACTAGGACTGCAGCCAGCTACGGCCGTGCAATCCATAAACACGAGTCATTAATTTGACTCCTTAGACATCTAAAAAAACTTGATAAAACCCAATTAATCTACCACTGCTTGCTGTTAGCAAAGCAGAAACTTTTTAACTTGATAAACTCCCTATGATTTTTGTGACATTTCTGTATGTACATCCATCACCTGTTGAGCGTCGTGCATCATGTTAGTGGCGCGCTGTTGGGCTTCTCGAACCGCCTAGAATCTCTAGCCTCTCTATGTAGGACAACTTCTTGTTTGGGACAATGTTCTCTTGTTTGGTGAGGGTCTTTGCATCTGCATTCTCGTCGTTGGCTTTCTTCCCATCCGTCTCCCCTTGCTGCTCCACGTTCCACCCCATGAAATCCAGCAGCGTCTTTGAGTTGGGCGTCTCACTCTCCGTTTCTTCCTTAGCCACCGCAACTTTCTCAGACACCGTTCTCTCCTTTAAGGATTTCGTCTTCTCTGCATTCGCTGAGCCTCTAGCTTGAGCGTCAGCGCTCATCACGTCCTCTATTCTAGACAACACGGTGAATGCTAAGGTCTCCAAGATTCTCGAGTAGCTCTCAAGAACCGCGTGCCCCACATCCTGCAAGaaccaagcaaaacaaaaacacagAACTCAATCTGAGAAAATCCATCATACACATACTATAGATGAAGAGAAGTAGAGAGGGAAAGTCTTGTTACTTTGTTGAACTCGATTTTGCTGATGTCTAGATCAGATTGAGGGATACCGGGGAAACGATGCTTGAGAATGAGTAACACGGTTTCTGCTCTATCTTCTAGAAGCTCCCTCTTCTCCATGCTCACGCCCGAGCCCCACGAGGACTTGGTGTCTTTAGCATTGATCTTCCTCTTCCAGATCACGACAGACGCCTCAATC
It contains:
- the LOC130992478 gene encoding photosystem I reaction center subunit VI, chloroplastic-like; translated protein: MASLAIAAAQPTAVKGLSGSSLAGTKLHVKPSRLTFKPTNYRSGAVVAKYGDKSVYFDLEDIGNTTGQWDLYGSDAPSPYNSLQSKFFETFAAPFTKRGLLLKFLIIGGGATLAYVSSQATGDVLPIVKGPQLPPKLGPRGKI